One Gammaproteobacteria bacterium genomic region harbors:
- a CDS encoding DUF6502 family protein, with amino-acid sequence MRSPFQQAVLNSLEGILLPLAKLMLRCGVGCSEFIAVSKAAFVQAASEGYGLRGRPTNVSRVAAMTGLSRKEVSRIRAEGPVERWTPDMEVNPANTVLHYWHFDPLFCEPLGVPRPLHFDGDMSFTMLVRKYAGDIPAGAMRKELTRAGTVIEDQDGKLLVRERYFYPAAFDEDFVRNAAFSLKHLAETLVHNAQLAGDTSEEDSAIRHGRFERFAWSDHLRPDTVAEFKQWVRMEGTRFVELADNWIGQHELPHKSAPGERRAIGVGIYYFEED; translated from the coding sequence ATGCGATCGCCGTTTCAGCAAGCCGTTCTGAACTCTTTGGAGGGCATCTTGCTTCCCCTAGCGAAGCTCATGCTGCGATGCGGGGTCGGATGCTCCGAGTTTATTGCGGTGTCAAAGGCAGCCTTTGTTCAAGCGGCAAGCGAAGGGTACGGCCTGCGCGGCCGACCGACCAACGTGTCACGGGTTGCGGCGATGACAGGGCTGTCGAGAAAGGAAGTAAGCAGAATTAGAGCGGAAGGTCCAGTTGAAAGATGGACTCCGGACATGGAGGTCAATCCGGCGAATACCGTACTTCATTATTGGCACTTTGATCCCCTATTTTGCGAGCCGCTCGGTGTACCCCGTCCACTTCACTTTGACGGAGACATGAGCTTTACCATGTTGGTCAGAAAATACGCCGGCGACATCCCAGCCGGAGCAATGAGGAAAGAACTTACCCGAGCTGGGACGGTAATCGAAGATCAGGACGGAAAATTGTTAGTTCGGGAGCGCTACTTTTATCCTGCTGCCTTTGATGAAGATTTCGTAAGGAACGCGGCTTTTTCTCTAAAGCATCTAGCCGAAACGCTGGTTCATAACGCGCAGCTTGCCGGGGACACGAGCGAGGAAGATTCTGCAATTCGTCACGGTAGATTTGAGCGTTTCGCATGGAGCGACCATCTGCGGCCCGACACAGTAGCAGAGTTTAAGCAGTGGGTTCGTATGGAGGGCACGCGGTTTGTCGAGCTCGCGGACAACTGGATCGGCCAACATGAGCTGCCTCACAAGTCGGCTCCCGGTGAAAGGCGAGCAATCGGTGTGGGCATCTACTATTTCGAAGAAGACTGA
- the ligA gene encoding NAD-dependent DNA ligase LigA, which produces MAAPDQKLIAELEQLRREIEEHNYRYFVLDAPSIPDAEYDRLMRRLQAIEAEYPSLVTPDSPTQRVGAKPVGQFGQVRHNKPMLSLENAFAESELLAFGKRVSDRLRAAGVDASTIQFVGEPKLDGTAVSLRYEDGVLALGATRGDGTVGEDVTHNVRTIRGVPLRLRGRNLPAVLEVRGEVFMAKQAFEELNRRAAERGEKVFANPRNAAAGSLRQLDARVTASRRLDVFFYGLGEVQGLELPPTQHEILEMLQGFGLRTCPEWQLLEGIHACLAYYATIAQKRAELPYEIDGVVYKVDKLEWQELLGFVSRAPRWAIAHKFPAQEELTTVRRIEFQVGRTGALTPVARLEPVFVGGVTVSNATLHNIDELHRKDVREGDTVIVRRAGDVIPEIVAVVPERRPSGTRVVELPAHCPVCGSDVVRADGETIARCVGGLHCPAQRREAIKHFASRRAMDIDGLGTKLIEQLVDRGTIQTPADLYDLEPEELMQLERMGEKSAQKLKQALEKSKSTTLARFLYALGIREVGEATASALAASFGSIDAVMEATEEELQNVPDVGPVVAAHVRAFFQEPHNRTVIKKLIDKGIHWPAPQRPTSTKSPLAGKTVVLTGTLSSMTREEAKDRLTELGAKVASSVSKATDYVVVGENPGSKAKRAEELGVPIVVEQELLDWINSV; this is translated from the coding sequence GTGGCGGCGCCTGACCAGAAGCTGATCGCCGAGCTCGAGCAGCTTCGTCGGGAGATCGAGGAGCACAACTACCGTTACTTCGTCCTCGACGCTCCCTCCATACCGGACGCCGAATACGACCGTCTGATGCGGCGCCTTCAAGCCATCGAGGCCGAGTATCCCTCGTTGGTCACGCCGGACTCGCCGACACAGCGGGTCGGCGCCAAGCCGGTCGGGCAATTCGGTCAAGTCCGGCATAACAAGCCGATGCTGTCGCTCGAGAACGCCTTCGCCGAAAGCGAGCTCTTGGCTTTCGGCAAGCGCGTATCCGACCGCTTGCGTGCAGCCGGAGTCGACGCGTCCACAATTCAATTCGTCGGCGAGCCCAAGCTCGACGGGACGGCAGTGAGCCTTCGCTACGAGGATGGCGTGCTCGCCCTCGGTGCGACTCGCGGCGACGGAACGGTCGGCGAGGACGTCACGCACAACGTACGCACGATCCGCGGTGTGCCGTTGCGGCTACGGGGACGTAACCTTCCGGCCGTCCTCGAGGTCCGAGGCGAGGTCTTCATGGCCAAGCAGGCGTTCGAAGAGCTCAACCGACGTGCGGCAGAGCGCGGCGAGAAAGTGTTCGCGAATCCGAGAAATGCCGCTGCCGGGTCGCTCCGCCAGCTCGACGCTCGAGTTACGGCTTCGCGGCGGCTGGATGTCTTTTTCTATGGACTAGGGGAGGTGCAGGGCCTCGAGCTGCCGCCGACGCAGCACGAGATCCTCGAGATGCTCCAGGGCTTCGGGCTGAGGACGTGCCCGGAATGGCAATTGCTAGAGGGAATTCACGCGTGTTTGGCCTATTACGCAACTATCGCCCAAAAGAGGGCCGAATTACCTTACGAGATAGACGGGGTGGTCTATAAGGTCGACAAGCTAGAGTGGCAGGAGCTGCTTGGCTTCGTTTCCCGAGCCCCCCGTTGGGCAATTGCTCACAAGTTTCCGGCTCAAGAAGAGCTCACAACGGTGAGGCGAATCGAGTTTCAAGTGGGGCGTACGGGTGCGTTAACCCCGGTTGCCCGCCTCGAGCCGGTTTTCGTGGGCGGTGTCACGGTCAGCAACGCCACTTTGCACAACATCGACGAGCTGCATCGCAAGGACGTGCGGGAAGGAGACACTGTCATCGTGCGCCGCGCCGGCGACGTCATTCCGGAAATAGTCGCGGTCGTGCCGGAGCGGCGGCCGTCCGGGACACGAGTCGTGGAGTTGCCGGCTCACTGCCCGGTCTGCGGATCCGACGTGGTGCGTGCGGACGGGGAAACCATCGCCCGATGTGTCGGCGGCCTACATTGCCCCGCGCAAAGAAGGGAGGCCATCAAGCACTTCGCATCCCGGCGCGCCATGGACATCGATGGCCTCGGCACTAAGCTGATCGAGCAGCTCGTGGATCGCGGCACGATTCAGACCCCCGCCGACCTTTACGATCTCGAGCCAGAGGAGCTGATGCAGCTCGAGCGCATGGGGGAGAAATCCGCCCAAAAGCTCAAGCAGGCGCTAGAGAAGAGCAAGAGCACCACTCTCGCCCGTTTCCTTTACGCCCTGGGAATCCGCGAGGTGGGCGAGGCGACGGCGAGCGCGCTGGCCGCCTCCTTCGGTTCGATAGACGCAGTGATGGAGGCCACCGAGGAGGAGCTCCAGAACGTTCCGGACGTCGGACCGGTCGTCGCCGCTCACGTTCGCGCTTTCTTCCAAGAGCCGCACAACCGCACGGTCATCAAAAAGCTTATCGATAAGGGAATTCACTGGCCGGCCCCGCAGCGGCCGACGTCCACGAAAAGCCCTCTGGCGGGGAAGACCGTCGTGCTGACCGGGACTCTCTCCAGCATGACTCGTGAGGAGGCGAAAGACCGTTTGACCGAGCTCGGCGCAAAGGTCGCTTCCAGCGTCTCCAAAGCAACAGATTACGTGGTCGTCGGAGAGAACCCGGGATCCAAAGCGAAGCGGGCGGAAGAGTTGGGCGTTCCAATTGTTGTAGAGCAGGAGCTCCTAGATTGGATCAACAGCGTGTGA